In a genomic window of Streptomyces sp. BHT-5-2:
- the gcl gene encoding glyoxylate carboligase yields the protein MPRMTAARAAVEILKREGVTNAFGVPGAAINPFYAALKAAGGIDHTLARHVEGASHMAEGYTRTHPGNIGVCIGTSGPAGTDMITGLYSATGDSIPILCITGQAPTAVIQKEDFQAVDIAAIAKPVAKAATTVMEAAQVPGVFQQAFHLMRSGRPGPVLIDLPIDVQLTEIDFDPETYEPLPAFKPAATRAQIEKAIALLNESERPLIVAGGGIINADAADLLVEFAELTGTPVVPTLMGWGIVPDDHELNAGMVGLQTSHRYGNANFLESDFVLGIGNRWANRHTGKLDLYTKGRKFVHVDIEPTQIGKIFAPDYGIASDAKAALELFVEVAKELKAAGKLPDRGDWAASTQERKAQLQRRTHFDDIPMKPQRVYEEMNKAFGPETRYVTTIGLSQIAGAQMLHVYRPRHWINCGQAGPLGWTIPAALGVAKADPETPVVALSGDYDFQFMIEELAVGAQHKIPYVHVLVNNAYLGLIRQAQRNLDINFQVNLEFENINSPELGVYGVDHVKVAEGLGCKAIRVTDPNQLGAAFEEAKKLAAEHRVPVVVEAILERITNISMAAAEIDKVNEWEELATEPGHAPTAIKPLKV from the coding sequence ATGCCTCGAATGACAGCCGCCCGCGCTGCGGTGGAGATCCTCAAGCGCGAGGGCGTGACCAACGCCTTCGGAGTGCCGGGCGCGGCGATCAACCCCTTCTACGCGGCGCTCAAGGCCGCGGGCGGGATCGACCACACGCTGGCGCGCCACGTCGAGGGCGCCTCGCACATGGCCGAGGGATACACCCGTACCCACCCGGGCAACATCGGCGTCTGCATCGGCACTTCCGGCCCGGCCGGCACCGACATGATCACCGGCCTCTACTCCGCGACCGGCGACTCCATCCCGATCCTCTGCATCACCGGCCAGGCCCCCACCGCGGTGATCCAGAAGGAGGACTTCCAGGCCGTCGACATCGCCGCGATCGCCAAGCCGGTCGCCAAGGCCGCGACCACGGTCATGGAGGCAGCCCAGGTCCCCGGCGTCTTCCAGCAGGCGTTCCACCTGATGCGCTCCGGCCGCCCCGGCCCGGTCCTGATCGACCTGCCGATCGACGTCCAGCTCACCGAGATCGACTTCGACCCGGAGACGTACGAGCCGCTGCCCGCCTTCAAGCCGGCCGCGACCCGCGCCCAGATCGAGAAGGCGATCGCGCTCCTCAACGAGTCCGAGCGCCCGCTGATCGTCGCCGGCGGCGGCATCATCAACGCCGACGCGGCCGACCTGCTGGTCGAGTTCGCCGAGCTGACCGGCACCCCGGTCGTCCCGACCCTGATGGGCTGGGGCATCGTCCCCGACGACCACGAGCTGAACGCCGGCATGGTCGGCCTCCAGACCTCGCACCGCTACGGCAACGCGAACTTCCTGGAGTCCGACTTCGTCCTCGGCATCGGCAACCGCTGGGCCAACCGGCACACCGGCAAGCTGGACCTGTACACCAAGGGTCGTAAGTTCGTCCACGTCGACATCGAGCCGACCCAGATCGGCAAGATCTTCGCCCCGGACTACGGCATCGCCTCGGACGCCAAGGCGGCCCTGGAGCTGTTCGTCGAGGTGGCCAAGGAACTCAAGGCCGCCGGCAAGCTGCCCGACCGCGGCGACTGGGCCGCCTCCACCCAGGAGCGCAAGGCCCAACTCCAGCGCCGTACGCACTTCGACGACATCCCGATGAAGCCGCAGCGCGTCTACGAGGAGATGAACAAGGCGTTCGGTCCGGAGACCCGCTACGTCACCACCATCGGCCTCTCCCAGATCGCCGGCGCGCAGATGCTGCACGTCTACCGGCCGCGCCACTGGATCAACTGCGGCCAGGCCGGCCCGCTCGGCTGGACCATCCCGGCCGCGCTCGGTGTCGCGAAGGCCGACCCGGAGACCCCGGTCGTCGCGCTCTCCGGCGACTACGACTTCCAGTTCATGATCGAGGAGTTGGCGGTCGGCGCCCAGCACAAGATCCCCTACGTCCACGTCCTGGTGAACAACGCGTACCTGGGCCTGATCCGCCAGGCGCAGCGCAACCTCGACATCAACTTCCAGGTCAACCTGGAGTTCGAGAACATCAACTCGCCGGAGCTGGGCGTCTACGGCGTCGACCACGTCAAGGTCGCCGAGGGCCTGGGCTGCAAGGCGATCCGGGTCACCGACCCGAACCAGCTGGGCGCCGCCTTCGAGGAGGCCAAGAAGCTGGCCGCCGAGCACCGCGTCCCGGTCGTCGTCGAGGCGATCCTGGAGCGGATCACCAACATCTCCATGGCCGCCGCGGAGATCGACAAGGTGAACGAGTGGGAGGAGCTCGCGACCGAGCCCGGTCACGCGCCCACCGCGATCAAGCCGCTCAAGGTCTGA
- a CDS encoding ScbA/BarX family gamma-butyrolactone biosynthesis protein, which produces MSDTLQASRTVPATNRRWTQQVQESPADDRRGSDATAPVPHEFVHRPMGEDILITSWRRLGNDHFSVIAQWPHNHPYFTPNRGRHHPILAGETIRQAGLLVSHTEFSVPLGHHFILNDIVYTTDPEHRVTGSGPTPVTIDVVCSQTRMRAGALAGSRFGMTFRTGGRIVATGHSHVSVTAPAVYRRIRGERITARRLPGPLPAPVPAELTGSADESDVLLSPTGRPGRWLLRVAPDHPTVVNPTNDHVPGLSLLDAAQQAARALTGGTGFVPYAFGTEFHRYAEHGLPCLIEARRRASAVPGTTMVQVTGVQDGEPVFTSNLTSFDPLL; this is translated from the coding sequence ATGAGCGACACGTTGCAGGCCAGCCGCACGGTTCCAGCCACGAACCGACGCTGGACGCAGCAGGTCCAGGAGTCCCCGGCCGACGACCGGCGGGGGTCGGACGCGACCGCCCCGGTCCCCCACGAATTCGTCCATCGACCCATGGGCGAAGACATCTTGATCACATCCTGGCGGCGGCTGGGAAACGATCATTTCTCGGTGATCGCCCAGTGGCCGCACAATCACCCCTACTTCACCCCGAACCGGGGCCGGCATCACCCGATTCTCGCCGGCGAGACAATCCGGCAGGCCGGGCTGCTGGTATCCCACACGGAATTCAGTGTTCCTCTCGGCCATCACTTCATCCTCAATGACATCGTCTACACCACCGACCCCGAACACCGCGTCACCGGGAGCGGCCCGACACCGGTGACCATCGATGTCGTGTGCAGCCAGACGCGAATGCGGGCCGGTGCGCTGGCCGGCAGCCGCTTCGGCATGACCTTCCGCACCGGCGGCCGCATCGTCGCGACCGGGCACTCCCACGTGAGCGTGACCGCACCGGCCGTCTACCGCCGGATCCGCGGCGAACGGATCACGGCCCGCCGCCTCCCCGGCCCGCTCCCCGCCCCCGTTCCGGCCGAGTTGACCGGCAGCGCCGACGAGAGCGACGTGCTCCTCTCCCCCACCGGACGGCCGGGACGATGGCTGCTGCGGGTGGCTCCGGACCACCCCACGGTCGTCAACCCCACGAACGACCATGTGCCGGGCCTGTCTCTGCTCGACGCGGCGCAGCAGGCCGCCCGTGCGCTGACCGGGGGCACCGGCTTCGTCCCGTACGCCTTCGGCACCGAGTTCCACCGCTACGCGGAACACGGACTGCCCTGTCTGATCGAGGCGCGGCGGAGGGCGTCGGCGGTCCCGGGCACGACGATGGTCCAGGTCACCGGGGTCCAGGACGGCGAGCCGGTCTTCACCTCGAACCTGACGTCGTTCGATCCGCTTCTGTGA
- a CDS encoding methylated-DNA--[protein]-cysteine S-methyltransferase: protein MTLYTTLDSPLGPLLLVGERSATAPGGTALASLSVPGQKRGAVVQADWTHDPAAFTGIARRLTAYFDGAREPFTVECVPRGTDFQQRVWAALEAVPYGTTTTYGAIAAAIGAPRGAVRAIGTAIGANPLLVVRPCHRVIGADGSLTGYAGGLDRKRLLLDLEGTAPASPRDRAPHPVRASTPR from the coding sequence ATGACCCTGTACACCACGCTCGACAGCCCGTTGGGCCCGCTCCTGCTGGTGGGCGAGCGCTCCGCCACCGCGCCCGGCGGCACCGCGCTGGCCTCGCTCTCCGTGCCGGGCCAGAAGCGCGGGGCGGTCGTCCAGGCCGACTGGACGCACGACCCGGCCGCGTTCACCGGCATCGCCCGCCGGCTCACGGCGTACTTCGACGGGGCCCGGGAGCCGTTCACCGTCGAGTGCGTCCCGCGCGGCACCGACTTCCAGCAACGTGTCTGGGCGGCCCTGGAGGCCGTTCCCTACGGCACGACCACCACCTACGGGGCGATCGCCGCCGCCATCGGCGCGCCGCGCGGCGCCGTCCGCGCCATCGGAACGGCGATCGGCGCCAACCCCCTGCTGGTGGTCCGGCCCTGCCACCGCGTCATCGGCGCCGACGGCTCGCTCACCGGCTACGCGGGGGGCCTGGACCGCAAGCGCCTCCTCCTCGACCTGGAAGGAACGGCCCCGGCCTCGCCCCGGGACCGCGCCCCACACCCCGTCAGAGCCTCGACCCCCCGGTGA
- a CDS encoding 2-hydroxy-3-oxopropionate reductase: MSSLPKIAWIGLGIMGSPMSENLIKAGYDVTGYTLEADKLQRLAAAGGTAATSIAQAVREADVIITMVPASPQVEAIAYGPDGILANAKRGALLIDMSSITPQTSIDLATNAAEKGIRVLDAPVSGGEAGAIEAVLSIMVGGNRDDFDAATPILQALGKTIVLCGPHGSGQTVKAANQLIVAVNIQACAEAVVFLEKSGVDLPAALDVLGGGLAGSTVLARKTGNFINRDFKPGFRIDLHHKDMGIVTDAARTVGAALPVGSVVANLVASLRAQGDGNLDHSALLRGVERLSGYDLKS, translated from the coding sequence ATGAGCAGTCTTCCCAAGATCGCCTGGATCGGGTTGGGCATCATGGGTTCGCCCATGTCCGAGAACCTGATCAAGGCCGGTTACGACGTGACCGGCTACACCCTGGAGGCCGACAAGCTCCAGCGGCTGGCGGCCGCCGGTGGCACCGCGGCCACCTCGATCGCCCAGGCCGTGCGCGAGGCCGACGTGATCATCACGATGGTCCCGGCCTCCCCGCAGGTCGAGGCCATCGCCTACGGCCCCGACGGGATCCTCGCGAACGCCAAGCGCGGCGCGCTGCTGATCGACATGTCCTCGATCACCCCGCAGACCTCCATCGACCTGGCCACGAACGCCGCCGAGAAGGGCATCCGGGTGCTGGACGCCCCGGTCTCCGGCGGCGAGGCCGGCGCCATCGAAGCCGTCCTGTCGATCATGGTCGGCGGCAACCGCGACGACTTCGACGCCGCCACCCCGATCCTCCAGGCCCTGGGCAAGACCATCGTGCTGTGCGGCCCGCACGGCTCGGGCCAGACCGTCAAGGCCGCCAACCAGCTCATCGTCGCCGTCAACATCCAAGCCTGCGCCGAGGCCGTGGTCTTCCTGGAGAAGTCCGGCGTCGACCTGCCCGCCGCCCTCGACGTCCTGGGCGGCGGCCTGGCCGGCTCCACCGTGCTGGCACGCAAGACCGGCAACTTCATCAACCGCGACTTCAAACCCGGCTTCCGCATCGACCTGCACCACAAGGACATGGGCATCGTCACCGACGCCGCCCGCACCGTCGGCGCCGCCCTACCCGTCGGCTCCGTCGTCGCCAACCTCGTCGCCTCCCTACGCGCCCAGGGCGACGGCAACCTCGACCACTCCGCCCTCCTCCGCGGCGTCGAACGCCTCTCCGGATACGACCTCAAGAGCTGA
- a CDS encoding DNA-3-methyladenine glycosylase 2 family protein, with protein MSEDSRYEAVRSRDARFDGAFFFAVSTTGIYCRPSCPATTPRRRNVTFFPTAAAAQGSGFRACRRCRPDAVPGSAEWNARADVVGRAMRLIGDGVVDREGVAGLADRLGYSARQVQRQLTAELGAGPAALARAQRAHTARVLLQTTGLPIAEIAFAAGFASVRQFNDTIKEIYALTPSALRDARPSPGLPRALNPSPHLNSVRSGGPPCAREAPVSSTSPPGGGTSSGGPAVPSGTPGVLPLRLAYRGPYAARQIFDYLARRALDGTEEVIGEPGRRTYRRTLRLPVGTGIAEVDEATGDGWLDCRLHLTELRDLATAAQRVRRLFDLDADPYAVGERLGADPALAPLVARRPGLRSPGTVDPEELAVRAVLGRSGTAAGRAHGARLVAAHGEPLPRPSGTLTHLFPPAAELADAPLTGLGLAPSRTAVLRALATALTARDVVLDAGMDRDRAGRALRALPGIGPWTAGYLRMRALGDPDVLLGAPPPDADPAVWSPWRSYATHYLWAAAHAVPTGAPERHRNPTERTDA; from the coding sequence ATGAGCGAGGACAGCCGGTACGAGGCGGTACGGAGCCGGGACGCCCGGTTCGACGGGGCGTTCTTCTTCGCGGTGTCGACGACGGGCATCTACTGCCGGCCGAGCTGCCCCGCCACCACCCCGCGGCGCCGGAACGTCACCTTCTTCCCGACCGCCGCGGCCGCCCAGGGCTCCGGTTTCCGGGCCTGCCGGCGGTGCCGCCCCGACGCGGTCCCCGGCTCGGCCGAGTGGAACGCCCGGGCGGACGTCGTGGGGCGGGCGATGCGGCTGATCGGCGACGGGGTCGTCGACCGCGAGGGCGTGGCCGGGCTGGCGGACCGGCTCGGCTACAGCGCCCGGCAGGTGCAGCGCCAGCTGACCGCCGAGCTGGGCGCCGGGCCCGCCGCGCTGGCCCGGGCCCAGCGCGCGCACACCGCGCGGGTACTGCTCCAGACCACCGGCCTGCCGATCGCCGAGATCGCCTTCGCCGCCGGATTCGCCAGCGTCCGGCAGTTCAACGACACCATCAAGGAGATCTACGCGCTGACCCCGAGCGCACTGCGGGACGCCCGCCCGTCGCCCGGCCTTCCCCGAGCTCTCAACCCCTCCCCCCATCTCAACTCCGTTCGATCGGGGGGACCCCCATGCGCAAGGGAGGCCCCGGTCTCCTCGACGTCGCCGCCGGGTGGCGGCACTTCCTCCGGCGGCCCGGCGGTCCCGTCCGGCACGCCCGGTGTGCTGCCGCTGCGACTGGCGTACCGCGGCCCGTACGCGGCCCGGCAGATCTTCGACTACCTGGCGCGGCGGGCGCTCGACGGGACCGAGGAGGTCATCGGCGAGCCCGGCCGCCGGACGTACCGGCGGACCCTGCGGCTGCCCGTCGGCACCGGCATCGCGGAGGTCGACGAGGCCACCGGCGACGGCTGGCTGGACTGCCGGCTGCACCTCACCGAACTGCGGGACCTGGCCACCGCCGCCCAGCGCGTCCGCCGGCTGTTCGACCTGGACGCCGACCCGTACGCGGTCGGTGAACGGCTCGGCGCGGACCCCGCGTTGGCCCCGCTGGTCGCCCGCCGGCCCGGTTTGCGGTCCCCGGGGACCGTCGACCCGGAGGAACTGGCGGTGCGCGCCGTCCTGGGGCGGTCCGGCACCGCCGCCGGCCGAGCCCACGGCGCCCGTCTGGTCGCCGCGCACGGCGAGCCGTTGCCGCGGCCCTCGGGCACCCTCACCCATCTCTTCCCGCCGGCCGCGGAGTTGGCGGACGCGCCGCTCACCGGCCTGGGCCTGGCCCCCTCGCGCACCGCCGTGCTGCGCGCCCTCGCCACCGCGCTCACCGCCCGGGACGTCGTCCTGGACGCCGGTATGGACCGCGACCGGGCCGGCCGCGCGCTCCGCGCCCTCCCCGGCATCGGCCCGTGGACCGCCGGCTACCTCCGGATGCGGGCCCTGGGCGATCCCGACGTCCTCCTCGGCGCACCGCCCCCGGACGCCGACCCGGCGGTCTGGAGCCCCTGGCGCTCGTACGCCACGCACTACCTCTGGGCCGCGGCCCACGCCGTGCCCACCGGCGCCCCCGAACGGCACCGGAACCCGACAGAACGGACCGACGCATGA
- a CDS encoding ScbR family autoregulator-binding transcription factor encodes MARQDRAIRTRRVILEVAAAVFDEQGFDRATIAEILSRAGVTKGALYFHFPSKEELALAVLHEQVLDIAVRPQQIKLQEFVDAGQILAYRLRHDPIQRGAARLAIEQGSNHLDRRESMTAWTGFVEGMLKESKARGEILESVNVRDAAELFVGAFAGLQMMSKAFTDQNDVSHRLTVFFEHTLPTIAVPAVLTKLRIDPDRGARLDAELREGAVREGGESAAETGVAFEGAVP; translated from the coding sequence GTGGCACGTCAGGACCGCGCGATCAGGACGCGACGAGTGATCCTGGAAGTCGCCGCGGCGGTTTTCGACGAACAGGGTTTCGATCGCGCGACCATCGCCGAGATTCTCTCGCGGGCCGGCGTGACGAAGGGCGCCCTGTATTTCCACTTCCCCTCCAAGGAAGAGCTCGCGCTCGCCGTGTTGCACGAGCAGGTGCTCGACATCGCGGTCCGGCCCCAGCAGATCAAGCTGCAGGAGTTCGTGGACGCGGGGCAGATCCTGGCGTACCGCCTGCGGCACGACCCGATCCAGCGCGGTGCCGCCCGTCTCGCCATCGAGCAGGGCTCCAACCACCTCGACCGCAGGGAGTCGATGACGGCCTGGACCGGCTTCGTCGAAGGCATGCTGAAGGAGTCCAAGGCGCGGGGCGAGATCCTGGAGAGCGTCAACGTACGGGACGCCGCCGAGCTGTTCGTCGGCGCCTTCGCCGGCCTCCAGATGATGTCCAAGGCGTTCACCGACCAGAACGACGTCAGCCATCGGCTGACCGTCTTCTTCGAGCACACCCTGCCCACCATCGCCGTCCCGGCCGTCCTCACCAAGCTCAGGATCGACCCGGACCGGGGGGCCCGGCTCGACGCGGAACTCCGGGAGGGCGCGGTCCGGGAGGGCGGGGAGAGCGCCGCCGAGACAGGGGTGGCCTTCGAGGGCGCGGTGCCGTGA
- a CDS encoding SDR family oxidoreductase, whose amino-acid sequence MGDLHGKIALVTGSSRGIGRGIARRLARDGALVAVHYRSNETAAKETAGSIQDEGGRAFLVAAELGVPGDAEALFASFDAGLAGIGAEPGLDVLVNNAAISLPGHIGEVTPEEFDRTVAINAKAPFFLIQHGLRRMRDGGRIVNVSSAVTTTAFPSTIAYGVSKGALDTLTRTLAADVGERGITVNTVAPGFIETDMNAAMRATPEAHAALAAISVFNRLGRPADVADVVAFLASAESRWITGQRIDVTGGSRL is encoded by the coding sequence ATGGGTGATCTCCACGGAAAGATCGCGCTGGTGACGGGATCCAGCCGGGGCATCGGCCGCGGCATCGCCCGGCGCCTCGCCCGCGACGGTGCGCTGGTCGCCGTCCATTACCGAAGCAACGAGACGGCGGCGAAGGAGACCGCCGGGAGCATCCAGGACGAGGGCGGCCGGGCGTTCCTGGTCGCCGCGGAGCTGGGGGTCCCGGGCGATGCCGAGGCGCTGTTCGCGTCCTTCGACGCCGGGCTGGCCGGGATCGGGGCGGAACCGGGTCTGGACGTCCTCGTCAACAACGCCGCGATCAGTCTGCCGGGGCACATCGGCGAGGTGACGCCGGAGGAGTTCGACCGGACCGTCGCGATCAACGCCAAGGCCCCGTTCTTCCTGATCCAGCACGGTCTGCGGCGGATGCGGGACGGCGGACGGATCGTCAACGTCTCGTCCGCGGTCACGACCACGGCGTTCCCGTCGACCATCGCCTACGGCGTCTCCAAGGGCGCGCTCGACACCCTCACCCGCACTCTGGCCGCGGACGTCGGCGAGCGCGGCATCACGGTGAACACCGTGGCGCCCGGTTTCATAGAGACCGACATGAACGCGGCGATGCGGGCAACTCCCGAGGCGCATGCGGCACTTGCCGCCATCTCGGTGTTCAACCGGCTCGGCCGGCCGGCCGACGTCGCGGACGTGGTCGCCTTCCTCGCCTCCGCCGAGTCCCGGTGGATCACCGGGCAGCGGATCGATGTCACCGGGGGGTCGAGGCTCTGA
- a CDS encoding cytochrome P450: MNNPMESAEFSRDPYPLLAALRARGPVQRVRTGRDRTTWVVTGWAEARAALADGRLSKDTGRYFADRPSGRDLAPAVSRSMLATDPPDHGRLRKLAVAAFTPAAVNRLEPRVREIAEGLATALGRAAEAADGGPVDLVEGFAAPLPIAVICELLAVPDADRAAVRRWSDDLFAAADPDTADRASHALAGYMTELIAARRAAPGDDVLSGLIAARDAGDRLTEPELVSLAVLLVVAGHETTANLIGNGLFTLLRDDALRARLRDDPGLLPKAVEEFLRFEAPVTLATFRYATEPFELGGARIGAGDVVLVSPGGANRDPARFDAPDTVRLDRPAPGGHLSFGHGPHHCLGAPLARTEARIAFEVLLARFPGLRPVTDGRDGSDGGVRWRRTRLMRGPARLPAFLGPAAGGRDGGWRRPSGA; this comes from the coding sequence GTGAACAACCCCATGGAGTCGGCCGAGTTCTCCCGGGACCCCTACCCCCTGCTCGCCGCGCTCCGGGCGCGCGGCCCGGTGCAGCGGGTGCGGACCGGCAGGGACCGTACGACGTGGGTGGTGACCGGCTGGGCGGAGGCGCGGGCGGCGCTGGCCGACGGGCGGCTGTCGAAGGACACCGGCCGCTACTTCGCGGACCGGCCCTCCGGGCGCGATCTGGCCCCGGCCGTCAGCCGGAGCATGCTGGCCACCGACCCGCCGGACCACGGCCGGCTGCGGAAACTGGCCGTGGCGGCCTTCACCCCGGCCGCGGTGAACCGGCTGGAGCCCCGCGTCCGGGAGATCGCGGAGGGGCTGGCCACGGCGCTGGGCCGGGCCGCGGAGGCGGCGGACGGCGGACCGGTCGATCTGGTCGAGGGGTTCGCGGCGCCGCTGCCGATCGCGGTGATCTGCGAACTGCTGGCGGTGCCGGACGCGGACCGGGCGGCGGTGCGCCGGTGGTCCGACGACCTGTTCGCGGCGGCGGATCCCGACACCGCCGACCGGGCCTCGCACGCGCTGGCCGGCTATATGACCGAGCTGATCGCGGCGCGGCGGGCGGCGCCCGGGGACGATGTGCTGAGCGGTCTGATCGCCGCCCGGGACGCCGGCGACCGCCTCACCGAACCCGAACTGGTCTCGCTGGCCGTGCTGTTGGTGGTCGCCGGGCACGAGACCACGGCCAATCTGATCGGCAACGGACTGTTCACGTTGCTCCGCGACGACGCGCTGCGCGCCCGGCTGCGGGACGATCCCGGGCTGCTGCCCAAGGCGGTGGAGGAGTTCCTGCGTTTCGAGGCGCCGGTGACGCTGGCGACCTTCCGCTACGCCACCGAGCCGTTCGAGCTCGGCGGCGCCCGCATCGGGGCGGGGGACGTGGTCCTGGTCTCGCCCGGTGGCGCCAACCGCGATCCGGCGCGGTTCGACGCCCCGGACACGGTACGGCTGGACCGCCCGGCCCCGGGTGGCCATCTCTCCTTCGGGCACGGCCCGCACCACTGCCTGGGCGCGCCGCTGGCCCGGACCGAGGCGCGGATCGCCTTCGAGGTACTGCTCGCCCGCTTCCCGGGATTGCGACCGGTCACGGACGGACGGGACGGCTCCGACGGCGGGGTGCGCTGGCGGCGGACGCGACTGATGCGGGGGCCGGCCCGGCTCCCGGCGTTCCTGGGGCCGGCCGCGGGCGGCCGCGACGGTGGATGGCGGCGACCCTCCGGAGCGTAG